CACGTGAAAAAAAACGCGGACGAGGGTGACAGCTTCTCCTTGGTCCGGTGTTTCAGGGATAAGTACCGGTCATGGCGCTCGACGTGGAAAACCTCTATCGGCAGTACGGACCCATGGTCCTGCGACGCTGTCGCCGCCTGCTCAAAGACGAGGGAAAGGCCCTGGACGCGATGCACGACACCTTCGTGGAGATGCTGCGTCGCAAGGAACGCCTCACGGAGGAGGCCCCCGCCGCCCTCTTGCTCACGACCGCCACCAACGTTTGCCTCAACAAGCTCCGCAGTGCGCGCCGCCACCCCGAACACGACACCGATCCGGACACCGTCTTGCTCACCCACATCAGTCATTTGGCCTCGAACGAAAACCGCACGCTCGGGCGGCGCATCCTCGACCGCTTGTTCTCCGACACGCCGGAGTCCACGCAGCAGATCGCGGTGTTGCACTACGTGGATCGCCTCACCCTCGAAGAAGTGGCCCACGAGGTCGGCCTCTCGGTGTCAGGCGTGCGCAAACGCCTGAGAACTCTCAAAGCGCGACTTCCCGCGGAAACGCCCGAACTCGCCCCTGCCCTGGAGATGCAGTGATGTCCAAGCGGCCCGAACACCACGTCCCCTCTTACCTGCTCGAACGCCTGGCCCAGGGCGAGCTGCCTCCGGCCCAAGCCGCAGCCCTGAGAGCCAAGCTGGCGGCACAGCCCGGAGGTGCCGAGGAAGCGCTTCTCCACCTGCGCGACGACGATGTGGCCATCTTGGCCGCCCATCCTCCCGTTGAGGCCGCCCGCGAGATCCGGCGTCGTCTGGCGCAAAACCCTGCCGCCGCGAGGCCTCGGCCGTTTCTCCTGCCCGCCCTCGCGTTGGGTGTGGCCGGTGCCGCCGCCCTGGTGGCGTTGACCCCAGCCGCCGAGACACGCAGGGGGCAAAACACGCTCTCCGTGCAAGAGGAGTACGTGGGCATCAAGGGCCTCGCGCCGCACCTGATCGTCTACCGTAAGCACGAAGGCGCGCCTCAAAGGCTCACCGCACAGGACACCGTGAGCCCGGGTGACGTTTTGCAGCTGGCCTACGTGGTCCCGGGTGATCCCAAGGGGGGGCCGCCGCCCTACGGAGCCATCGTATCGGTGGATGCGCTCAAAACCACGACTCTGCATTTTCCGACACGACCCGGAGCCGCCGCGGTCATGACGACCCAAGGCGAAACGCGTTTGCCCATCTCTTACGAGCTCGACGCCTCCCCGGGCTTCGAACGCTTCGTCCTTCTGCTTTCGGCCGAGCCCTTCGCCACCGAGCCGCTCCTGCGGACCCTGCGGCAAGGAGGAGCACTGCCACGAGGCCTCGTTCGATTCGAGATGACTTTGAATAAGGAGCTTCCGTGATGCGCGCCCCTCGATCGTTTCTGCCCGCACACCCTCTGTCCCGTGCGTTGCTGCATTACCTCACGCACGTGACGGTCTCGCTGCTGGTGTTCCTGGGTCTGCTCGTGCTCTTGGCCCGCGGGGCACACGCCCAGGAGGCCACGGGCGCAAGCCCCCGCCTGCGCCGCTTCGCCCTCATCGTCTCGTCGAACGACGGAGGCACCGGGCGCGCGCCGCTTCGCTTCGCCAACACCGATGCCCGCGCGATGTCCGATGTCCTGATGCAGCTTGGCGGTCTGTCTCCCCGCGATCTCATCCTCTTGCCGAACGCCAACCGCACCTCAGTGGAAAGCGGCTTCGATCAGCTGCGGACACAGCTCGGCCAGCCCGCCACGCCTGGCACACGCCGGGAACTCTTCGTCTACTACTCGGGCCACTCCGACGAGCAGGGGCTCCTGTTGGGCAAAGACCGCATCACGTACCGTGAGCTGCGCCAGTGGATCTCGGATCTGGGCGCGGACGTGCGCATCGCCGTGCTGGATTCGTGCGCCTCCGGGGCGCTGATCCGGCTCAAGGGCGGGGCCATACGGGCCCCCTTTTTGGCCGACGTCAGCACGGATGCGCGGGGCCATGCGTTCCTTACCGCCAGCTCGGCCGACGAATCGGCGCAAGAGTCGGACCGCGTGGGCGCGGCGTTCTTCACCCACTACCTGGTCTCTGGTCTGCGCGGGGCCGCGGACGCCAGCCGGGATGGGCGGGTCACCCTGGGTGAGGCCTATCAATACGCCTACGACGAGACCCTGAGACGCACGGAAAACAGCCGCGCGGGCGCTCAACACCCCGCTTACGACATCCAGCTCGCGGGCACGGGTGACCTGGTCATGACCGATCTGCGCACCACCGACGCGGCGCTGGTGCTCGGCGAGAAGCTCGCGGGCCGCATCTACGTACGTGATGCCTCCGGGCGCCTTCTGGTCGAACTGCGCAAGGAGCCCGTGTATCCCGTCGAGCTCGGTTTGTCGCCCGGTGACTACCGCGTGCTCCTCGACGCCGACGGGCGCCCCTTCGAGGCCAAGGTAACCTTGAGCCAAGGCAGCCGTAAGCAGCTCGCACAGAACGACTTCAGATCTACCCAAGCCCTGGTCACCACCGTGCGTGGAAATAGCCCTCCGCGCTTTGATGCCCCCCTGCGTGAGGTGGGCTTCGATCTGGTGGCTGCCCCTGGCGTTCGCCTGTCCGGTGGGGGCGACGAACCCGTGCGCCACCGGTTCGTCTTGGGATTGCTCGGGCACTCACATGAGCTCGAGGGCGCTCAACTGTCGCTCGCGGGCAACATGGTGGAACGAACCATGTCGGGTGCGCAACTTGCGGCGGGTTTCAACTTGACCAAGGGGTTCGGCAAAGGCGCCCAACTCGCTGGCGGGGTCAACATCGCCACGGGTGGATTTACGGGCTTCGCGGGTGCCGGTTTGGCCAACGTGTCCCGGGGCCCCTTCAAGGGGGCACAGCTTTCGTCCCTGAACTGGTCAGACGGTGACTTCACGGGCCTTCAAGCGGCGTCCATCAACTTCAACGACGGCGCCTTTCGCGGTTTGCAAGCCGCAAGCGTCAACGTCAACGGCGGAGGCTTCACCGGCATGCAAGCAGGGGCTGTAAACGTCAACGGCGGCTGGCTCAAAGGTGTGCAAGCGGGCGCCGTCAACGTGTCCGAAGGTTTAAACGGGGTTCAGGTCGCCGCGGTGAACATCGGAGGCGACGTCAGCGGCACACAAATTGCCGCGATCAACGTGGCCCGCAAGGTGCGGGGTGCGCAGATCGGGGTCATCAACGTGGCCGCATCGGTCGAGGGGGAGTCACTGGGGCTCTTGCCTCTCGTCAAGGACGGTTACCATCGCTTGGCGCTGTGGTCGAGTGATCTCAGCCTGAGCAACCTGGGCATCAAGCTGGGGGGCCGCCACGTGTACACGCTGCTCGGCGGGGGCGTTGGCAGCGGTAACGACGAGCGCCGCACCTACAGCACCTTCGTGGGCCTGGGCGGACATATCACGCCGTGGGGAGGGCCCCTCTTCCTCGACATCGATCTCGTCGCCACGCAGCAGGGGAACCGCGACGACTTCGGAGAAAGGGACAGCCTCGTGGGGACCTTGCGGGTGGTGTTGGGCTACGAGATCGCGCGCAGCTTCGCCGTCACGCTCGGCCCCACGTACAACGTACTCACCTCCTGGGAGGGGCAGGACTACGAGACCGGTCTCGGCGTTTTCGAGAAGGTCTACCGCGAGGGCGATACCACCGTGCGGCTCTTCCCGGGTTTCGTGCTGGGCGTGCAGATCTAACCCGCGTGCGGACGCGCGCCCCCGAGCGACGACAGGCGCTGGGCGATCGAAAGCGGCAGGTCCCCCGCCACCAGGCGATCGGTGCCTAGCCGCTCGGACGCCGCGAGCGCTGCCTCGCCGTGTGCGAACACACCACAGATAGCCGCGTCGCGCGCCGACAGTCCCTGCGCCAGGAGCGCGCCGAGGGTTCCCGTAAGCACGTCCCCACTGCCTGCGGTACCCAAAGCCGCCGTGGCCGCCGGGTTGATGAACAGCTCCCCAAGCGGCGTGGCGATCAGGGTGCGTGCACCCTTGAGCACCACCACCGCCCCACTCTTGTCGACCAGTGCCCGTGCAGCTGCCACCCTGTCACCCTGCACCTCGGCCGTGGTGACACCGAGTAACCGGGCCATCTCACCGGGGTGAGGCGTCAACACGCGAGGCGCCGCCGCCTCCTTCAGAAACGCCACCTCGGTTCCCAGGTGGTTGAGCCCATCGGCGTCGATCACGGTG
The DNA window shown above is from Myxococcales bacterium and carries:
- a CDS encoding sigma-70 family RNA polymerase sigma factor, which gives rise to MALDVENLYRQYGPMVLRRCRRLLKDEGKALDAMHDTFVEMLRRKERLTEEAPAALLLTTATNVCLNKLRSARRHPEHDTDPDTVLLTHISHLASNENRTLGRRILDRLFSDTPESTQQIAVLHYVDRLTLEEVAHEVGLSVSGVRKRLRTLKARLPAETPELAPALEMQ
- a CDS encoding caspase family protein, encoding MRAPRSFLPAHPLSRALLHYLTHVTVSLLVFLGLLVLLARGAHAQEATGASPRLRRFALIVSSNDGGTGRAPLRFANTDARAMSDVLMQLGGLSPRDLILLPNANRTSVESGFDQLRTQLGQPATPGTRRELFVYYSGHSDEQGLLLGKDRITYRELRQWISDLGADVRIAVLDSCASGALIRLKGGAIRAPFLADVSTDARGHAFLTASSADESAQESDRVGAAFFTHYLVSGLRGAADASRDGRVTLGEAYQYAYDETLRRTENSRAGAQHPAYDIQLAGTGDLVMTDLRTTDAALVLGEKLAGRIYVRDASGRLLVELRKEPVYPVELGLSPGDYRVLLDADGRPFEAKVTLSQGSRKQLAQNDFRSTQALVTTVRGNSPPRFDAPLREVGFDLVAAPGVRLSGGGDEPVRHRFVLGLLGHSHELEGAQLSLAGNMVERTMSGAQLAAGFNLTKGFGKGAQLAGGVNIATGGFTGFAGAGLANVSRGPFKGAQLSSLNWSDGDFTGLQAASINFNDGAFRGLQAASVNVNGGGFTGMQAGAVNVNGGWLKGVQAGAVNVSEGLNGVQVAAVNIGGDVSGTQIAAINVARKVRGAQIGVINVAASVEGESLGLLPLVKDGYHRLALWSSDLSLSNLGIKLGGRHVYTLLGGGVGSGNDERRTYSTFVGLGGHITPWGGPLFLDIDLVATQQGNRDDFGERDSLVGTLRVVLGYEIARSFAVTLGPTYNVLTSWEGQDYETGLGVFEKVYREGDTTVRLFPGFVLGVQI